A single window of Thiovulum sp. ES DNA harbors:
- a CDS encoding phosphatidylglycerophosphatase A-like protein (PFAM: Phosphatidylglycerophosphatase A), whose translation MDLKLFFLTVGYSGLSPKAPGTVGTVASLPIGVAFLFFLPPSSLLLLTILISIFAVKIIDIYEKEKNIHDPKEIVIDELVGLWLAFSISLSDKITIEDLTNFSQPLIAIVLSFFLFRLFDIWKPSIIGKVDQKVKGGLGVVGDDLLAGLVAGLLASAISHNFDTIISLIKG comes from the coding sequence TTGGATTTAAAATTATTTTTTTTGACAGTTGGATATAGTGGATTATCGCCAAAAGCTCCCGGAACAGTTGGAACAGTTGCTTCCCTACCTATTGGTGTTGCATTTCTGTTTTTTCTACCGCCCTCTTCTCTACTTCTTTTAACAATATTGATTTCAATTTTTGCTGTAAAGATAATCGATATTTACGAAAAAGAGAAAAACATTCACGATCCAAAAGAGATTGTTATTGATGAACTTGTCGGACTTTGGTTGGCTTTTTCAATTTCGCTAAGTGATAAAATCACAATTGAAGATTTGACAAATTTTTCTCAACCGCTGATTGCAATAGTTCTCTCATTTTTCCTTTTTCGACTTTTTGATATTTGGAAACCTTCAATTATTGGAAAAGTGGATCAAAAAGTGAAAGGTGGTCTTGGAGTTGTTGGAGATGATTTACTTGCAGGACTCGTCGCGGGACTTTTGGCAAGTGCAATCAGCCATAATTTTGATACTATAATTTCTTTGATTAAAGGATAA